The window AGCGACGCTTGAGCCTGCGGGCGCGGCATCCTACATAGGGGACGGCGGGTACTGCCCGGCACGAGCTGCAGCGAACATCCCTGAGGCGATTCACATCCAAAGGGGGCTGTCCCTGTTAGGATCCTGGTCCGAAGCACATGGTCCCCACCTGACGTTAACGGCGTCAGAGGATATTCCAGCAAACGACCACGGCGGTCCCGCCACCCGCACCATATATGACGAAGCCTGAGGAAAAGGCGGCGCTGCGTGCCGAACTGCGCGCGAAACGCGACGCCTTCGTGATCGCGATGGCGCCCGGCGAACGCGAAGCGGCCGAAGCGGCGCTCGCCGATCGCGCGGGCGAAACGATCGCCGCCGCCAAGATCATCGCCGGCTATATCGGCCTTGGATCCGAAATCTCCTGCATGGCGATGCTCGCGCGCGGGGCCGCCAATGGGGCGACGACGGCGCTGGCTTATGTCGACGGCCGCGACCGGCCGATGCGCTTCCTGCGCTGGGCGCCGGGCGATCCGCTGGAGCGCGGCTGGTTCAACCTGCTGCAGCCCCCGGCCGACGCGCCCGAAGTGACGCCCGATCTGATCCTGACCCCGCTGCTGGGATTCGATTCGCGTTTCATGCGAATCGGGCAGGGGGCGGGCTTCTATGATCGCGCATTCGCGGCTAATCGCACCGCGAGGCGGCTTGGCATCGCCTGGAGCGTGCAGCAGGTGGATGTGGTGCCATGCGATCCGTGGGACCAGCCGCTCGACCTGATCTGCACCGAACGCAAACTATTGCATCAGGGCTTTAAGTAATGAGCGAACCAAGTTGGCGCAAACCCTTCGGAATGTTCCTCATTTTGGCACTGATCGTGATCTGGTCGGTTCTGGTCCTGCTGGCGTCGCCGTTGATCGAGCGGCTTCCCGCGCTGGTTCAGGCCGTGGTCTATACATTCCTGGGGATCGTCTGGATCCTGCCGCTGAAGCCGCTTCTGTCGTGGATGGAGACCGGACACTGGCGCAAATTTTAGGACAGGATCGCCGCGTCATTAACCGGATATAATCAAAGCGGGCTCTAGTCAGGTCGGGAGATAAAACAGGAACCCCGACGGCGTGCATCAGGACAAGATCATCGAATCGTCCGCACAGAGAGGCGAGTGGCGTCGCCTCTACGACCGTATTGGCGAGCTGCTTTTTTCGAACGATATCGAGCCGACTCCTGAGAATTTCGAGCTTTGCCACCGCTATCTGAGCGGTGACAGCACCATCGTGGGCCTGATCGACAAGGCTGTCCGCAAGGATGGCCGGATCACCGCCGCCGCGATGACCGCAATCAACGCGCAGGTTCGCTCGGGCCTCGACAGCGGCAATCTGTCCGACATGGCCGAAAGCGCGCGCGGGCTGCTGGAGCAGGTGAGCGCGGTCGTCACCCGATCGGGCGACGAAGCGCGCGATTATGCCGCCGACCTGGAAAGCGGCGCCGCCGGCCTGTCGGTGGAAGATCCGGGGATGACGGTCGACACCTTGGTCGGGCTGACCAAGGCGATGATCGACAAGACCCGCGCAGCGGAGGACGAGCTTCGCCGCACCGAAGCGCAGATCAAGTCGCTGCACGACGATCTGGCCGCCGCGCACCGCACCGCCAACAGCGATCCGCTGACCGGCCTGCCGAATCGCCGTGCTTTCGATCATCAGCTGCGCATCGCGCTGGAAAATGCGCGGCGGCAGAAGACCCCGCTCGCGCTCGCGATCTGCGACATCGATCATTTCAAGCAATTCAACGACACGCACGGCCATCAGATCGGCGACGAGGTGATCAAGTTCGTCGGAAGCTCGCTGGCGCGCGCGACCAATGACGGATTCTGCGCGCGGTATGGCGGCGAGGAATTCGTGCTGATCTTCGAACGCGCCGATCCCGAAGCCGCGCGCGCAATGCTCGACAAGGTTCGAACCGTGATCGCGTCGCGCGAATTGAAGGTCACGAACACCGGCCAGTCGCTTGGCCGCCTGAGCTTTTCGGGCGGCATCGCGATGCTGGAGGATGCGGATTCGCCGGGCACGTTGCTGCGCCGTGCCGACACCGCTTTGTATCGCGCCAAGGAGAGCGGGCGTAACCGGGTGATGCTCGACGCCTGATATCTTCAACGCCTGATTGACCGATATTGGCCTTTATCTTCAGCACGCTGTAAGCGCGTGCTTATGAGCGCCCGTAACGACTTCGCATCGATTCACAGCCACGGTTTTGTCCGTGTAGGCGCAGGCACGCCCGTCGCGACCGTCGGCGATGTCGGCGCGAACGCCGCCGCGATCCTCGATCTGGCGCAGCGCGCCGATGCCGAGGGCGTCGACCTGCTCGTCCTGCCCGAACTGTGCCTGTCCTCCTACGCGATCGACGATCTGCATCTGCAGGACGCCCTGCTCGATCGGGTCGAGACCGAACTGGGCAAGATCGTCACTGCGAGCGCGAAGCTGAAGCCCGTATTGCTGGTGGGCACCCCGATCCGGCGCAGCGGGCGGCTCTACAATACGGCCATCGCCATATCGCAGGGCCGGATTCTGGGCGTGGTTCCGAAGTCTTACCTGCCCAATTATCGCGAATATTATGAAAAGCGCTGGTTCGCGCTCGGCTATGATCTTGTCGGCCTGACGATCGATCTGTGCGGGCAGGAGGTGCCCTTCGGCCCCGATCAGATCTTCGCCGCGAACGACCTGCGCGACTTCGTTTTCCACATCGAGATTTGCGAGGATTATTGGGCGCCGCTGCCGCCGTCGACGATGGGCGCGATGGCGGGCGCGCTGATCTTGGCCAATCTGTCCGCATCTAACATCATCATCGGCAAGGCGCGCGAGCGGGCGTTGCTCAGCGCCTCGCAATCGGTGCGCGCGATCGCCGCCTATGCCTATTCGGCGAGCGGCCCCGGCGAGAGCACGACCGACCTCGCGTGGGACGGGCAGGCGATGATTCACGAACTCGGCGAAACCCTTGCCGAATCGGGGCGCTTCGACACCGAATCCGAGCTGATCATTGCCGATGTCGATGTCGGCCGCCTGCGGCTCGAACGGATGCGGACGGGGACGTTCAACGACAATGCGATGGCGGTCGGCCATCCCGAGACCGCATTCCGCCGCGTCACCTTCGATCACAAGCCCGGCTTCGCCGATATCGGGCTGAAGCGCCCCGTCGCTCGCTTCCCCTTCGTGCCCGACGATGCCGAGAAGCTCGATCTCGATTGCTACGAGGCGTTCAACATCCAGGTCGCGGGGCTCGCCAAGCGGGTCGAGGCGTCGGGTGCCAAGACGATGGTGATCGGCGTGTCGGGCGGGCTCGATTCGACGCATGCGATGGTGGTCGCAGCCAAGGCGTGCGACCGGCTGGGCCTGCCGCGATCGGCGATCCTGGCCTTCACCATGCCAGGCTTCGCGACCGGCGAGGCGACCAAGGCCAATGCCTGGGCGCTGATGAAGGCGCTGGGTGCGACGGCCGACGAGATCGATATCCGCCCGGCCGCGCGCCAGATGCTGACCGACATGGGCCATCCCTTCGCCAGCGGCGAGCCGACCTATGACATCACCTTCGAAAATGTGCAGGCGGGGCTGCGCACCGATTATCTGTTCCGCCTCGCCAACCAGCGCGACGGCTTCGTCGTCGGCACGGGCGACCTGAGCGAGCTTGCGCTTGGCTGGTGCACCTATGGCGTCGGCGATCAGATGAGCCATTATGCCGTCAACGCCGGCGTGCCCAAGACACTGATTCAGTTCCTGATTCGCTGGAGCGTGACGAGTGGGCAGTTCGATACCGCGACGGGCGACCTGTTGACCGCGATCCTCGCGACCGAAATATCGCCCGAACTGGTGCCCGCCGACGCCGATGGCGCGATCCAGAGCACCGAAGCGAAGATCGGCCCGTACGAGCTGCACGATTTCTTCCTGCATCATATCGCGCGGCTCGGCCTGCCACCGTCGAAGGTCGCCTTCCTCGCCTGGCATGCGTGGCATGATGCCGATGCCGGGCTGTGGCCGATCGGTTTCCCGGCGGACAAGCGCAACGGATATGACATGGCGACGATCCACCGCTGGCTCGAAAGCTTCCTGTGGCGCTTCTTCACGACCAGCCAGTTCAAGCGGTCGGCGATCCCGAACGGGCCGAAGGTGTCGGGGGCAGGGGCGCTGTCCCCGCGTGGCGACTGGCGCGCGCCGTCGGACGGCAATGCCAAGGTGTGGCTCGACGAACTGCGCGCCGCGCTCGACGGGGTCGACCTCTAACCCAGGCCATCCCCCGCGCAATCGAGATCGCCCCACAGCCGCCGCGCGGCCCGACGGGCGAAGCGGAGCGTTTCGGCCTTGCGGCGTGATCCCGAAAGCGGGCGCAACGCCGGTTCGCGCAACACCGCGGCGTCATAGCGATCGGCGACGATCAGACCGGCGATGTCGGGACGGAAGGCGGGATCGTCGAACGGGCTGAGATCGAACCCGGCCGGCACCGCCCAGAAATAGCGATCGCAAAAGTCGAGATAATCCGGCCATTTCGCATCGCCGAGCAAGTCGGCGCGCGACACCTTGATCTCGACGATCGTGATGCACCCTTTGGGATCGATCGCCATCAGATCGGCGCGGCGGCCATTGCCCAGCGGCACTTCGGGCATCGGCATCAATTCAGCGCGCAGAAACAGCTTCGCCACGCCGCGCGCGACATCGATGGCGACGAGCGGCGCGAGAGTCGAATCGATGTCGGCAGGAAGGCTGGCCATCGCCACCGATTAGAACATTTGTGGAACTTTTGCCACCTTCTCCTCGTCATTGCGAGGAGCCGAAGGCGACGCGGCAATCCAGGCCCGCACTAGAGTTAGGTCGCGAGCCTCTCCCATGCGGGCCTGGATTGCTTCGCTACGCTCGCAATGACGAATCTGGTTTTAAGCCAGCAACGCCTCGACGATCGCCCGCGCATCGCGATG is drawn from Sphingomonas crocodyli and contains these coding sequences:
- a CDS encoding MmcB family DNA repair protein, with translation MASLPADIDSTLAPLVAIDVARGVAKLFLRAELMPMPEVPLGNGRRADLMAIDPKGCITIVEIKVSRADLLGDAKWPDYLDFCDRYFWAVPAGFDLSPFDDPAFRPDIAGLIVADRYDAAVLREPALRPLSGSRRKAETLRFARRAARRLWGDLDCAGDGLG
- a CDS encoding NAD(+) synthase, translating into MSARNDFASIHSHGFVRVGAGTPVATVGDVGANAAAILDLAQRADAEGVDLLVLPELCLSSYAIDDLHLQDALLDRVETELGKIVTASAKLKPVLLVGTPIRRSGRLYNTAIAISQGRILGVVPKSYLPNYREYYEKRWFALGYDLVGLTIDLCGQEVPFGPDQIFAANDLRDFVFHIEICEDYWAPLPPSTMGAMAGALILANLSASNIIIGKARERALLSASQSVRAIAAYAYSASGPGESTTDLAWDGQAMIHELGETLAESGRFDTESELIIADVDVGRLRLERMRTGTFNDNAMAVGHPETAFRRVTFDHKPGFADIGLKRPVARFPFVPDDAEKLDLDCYEAFNIQVAGLAKRVEASGAKTMVIGVSGGLDSTHAMVVAAKACDRLGLPRSAILAFTMPGFATGEATKANAWALMKALGATADEIDIRPAARQMLTDMGHPFASGEPTYDITFENVQAGLRTDYLFRLANQRDGFVVGTGDLSELALGWCTYGVGDQMSHYAVNAGVPKTLIQFLIRWSVTSGQFDTATGDLLTAILATEISPELVPADADGAIQSTEAKIGPYELHDFFLHHIARLGLPPSKVAFLAWHAWHDADAGLWPIGFPADKRNGYDMATIHRWLESFLWRFFTTSQFKRSAIPNGPKVSGAGALSPRGDWRAPSDGNAKVWLDELRAALDGVDL
- a CDS encoding GGDEF domain-containing protein, whose protein sequence is MHQDKIIESSAQRGEWRRLYDRIGELLFSNDIEPTPENFELCHRYLSGDSTIVGLIDKAVRKDGRITAAAMTAINAQVRSGLDSGNLSDMAESARGLLEQVSAVVTRSGDEARDYAADLESGAAGLSVEDPGMTVDTLVGLTKAMIDKTRAAEDELRRTEAQIKSLHDDLAAAHRTANSDPLTGLPNRRAFDHQLRIALENARRQKTPLALAICDIDHFKQFNDTHGHQIGDEVIKFVGSSLARATNDGFCARYGGEEFVLIFERADPEAARAMLDKVRTVIASRELKVTNTGQSLGRLSFSGGIAMLEDADSPGTLLRRADTALYRAKESGRNRVMLDA
- a CDS encoding DUF2842 domain-containing protein, which gives rise to MSEPSWRKPFGMFLILALIVIWSVLVLLASPLIERLPALVQAVVYTFLGIVWILPLKPLLSWMETGHWRKF
- a CDS encoding 5-formyltetrahydrofolate cyclo-ligase, coding for MTKPEEKAALRAELRAKRDAFVIAMAPGEREAAEAALADRAGETIAAAKIIAGYIGLGSEISCMAMLARGAANGATTALAYVDGRDRPMRFLRWAPGDPLERGWFNLLQPPADAPEVTPDLILTPLLGFDSRFMRIGQGAGFYDRAFAANRTARRLGIAWSVQQVDVVPCDPWDQPLDLICTERKLLHQGFK